A region of Myxococcaceae bacterium DNA encodes the following proteins:
- the mvaD gene encoding diphosphomevalonate decarboxylase has translation MLPVTARAHANIALIKYWGKVPGPGNLPAVGSLSLTLDCFYSQTTIQASEADRFILNSEVQSGASSRRVFEFLDPIRKPGERLEVVSKNCVPTASGLASSASGFAALSVAANAFFKLGLSPRGLSELARTGSGSAARSIFPGLARMHPEGYAEPVQAPSFDLNLLVVHCSDSKKHRDSRTAMNHTAETSPYYAAWVLTHPEDLTAALRALKENQFEALGQAMEYSTLKMHASMMAAKPGIWYFEPLSLSVLNCLRELKAEGVKAYFTMDAGPHVKILCQDQDVPVLLKRLNQIPGVIEILQARPGPGAMIL, from the coding sequence ATGCTTCCCGTTACAGCCCGCGCGCATGCGAACATCGCTCTCATTAAATACTGGGGCAAAGTTCCTGGACCCGGTAATTTACCGGCCGTGGGTTCTTTATCGTTGACGCTGGATTGTTTTTACTCTCAAACGACAATCCAAGCATCGGAAGCCGATCGATTTATCTTGAACAGCGAAGTACAGTCTGGTGCTTCCAGTCGACGGGTATTTGAATTTCTTGACCCAATTCGAAAGCCGGGGGAACGGTTGGAGGTGGTATCGAAAAATTGCGTTCCAACAGCGTCGGGGCTTGCTTCCTCGGCTTCAGGATTTGCAGCTCTCAGCGTGGCTGCAAACGCATTTTTTAAGCTCGGCCTTAGTCCGCGTGGCCTCAGCGAACTGGCGCGAACGGGATCGGGTTCGGCCGCACGCAGTATTTTTCCTGGGCTTGCTCGGATGCATCCAGAAGGCTACGCGGAGCCAGTCCAAGCCCCATCGTTTGATTTAAATCTACTGGTGGTGCATTGTTCCGATTCAAAAAAACATAGGGATTCAAGAACGGCCATGAATCATACGGCCGAAACATCGCCTTATTACGCTGCTTGGGTTCTGACGCATCCCGAAGATTTAACGGCCGCGCTTCGCGCTTTAAAAGAAAATCAATTTGAAGCCCTTGGTCAGGCGATGGAATATTCCACGCTGAAGATGCACGCGAGCATGATGGCGGCAAAGCCAGGAATCTGGTATTTCGAGCCCCTATCATTATCGGTTCTGAATTGCCTTCGAGAGCTCAAAGCCGAGGGAGTTAAGGCTTACTTTACGATGGATGCAGGCCCACACGTCAAAATTTTATGCCAGGATCAAGATGTTCCAGTCCTGCTCAAGAGGCTGAATCAAATACCCGGCGTGATCGAGATTCTTCAGGCGAGACCGGGTCCTGGAGCGATGATTCTGTGA
- a CDS encoding cysteine--tRNA ligase gives MHLKLYNTLSRAIEPFKPNQAAKASLYTCGPTVYHYAHIGNLRTYVFEDVLSRTLQRFGFHVEHVMNITDVGHLESDSDVGDDKMELASKREKKSPWEVARYYERAFFQDTEALNILKPTIVCRATEHVAEMQHMIQKLISNGFAYVVEGNVYFRIHRFEDYSKLSRRNLEELMEGARVDIDSRKENPLDFVLWFSQSKYPNQVMKWESPWGVGFPGWHIECSAMALKYLGERIDIHCGGVDHISVHHTNEIAQTEGCLGHRWVNVWMHGEFLVLDKAKMSKSKGDFLTLSTLREQGFEAVHYRYFCLGAHYRSQLSFSYESLQASKNAFESLKNRVLGWRLEPKKGKAPEKKNSYQEAFKQALANDLDLPVAMRVLWDVVKDADLGTENQLELVEDFDQVFGLGVSQFERPVLSWELSQIVEERNQARAQKDWQKADELRQKLSTCGLQIKDTPKGPDWYFDFS, from the coding sequence ATGCATCTTAAGCTTTACAATACCCTGAGTCGCGCGATTGAGCCATTCAAACCCAACCAAGCTGCGAAAGCCAGCCTCTACACCTGCGGTCCAACGGTTTATCACTACGCGCACATTGGTAACTTAAGAACCTACGTGTTTGAAGATGTTCTGAGCCGAACGCTTCAGCGTTTTGGGTTCCACGTGGAACATGTGATGAACATTACCGATGTTGGGCACTTGGAGTCCGACTCGGACGTGGGCGATGATAAGATGGAGCTGGCATCAAAGCGTGAAAAAAAGAGCCCTTGGGAGGTTGCGCGTTATTATGAGAGGGCTTTTTTCCAGGATACGGAAGCGCTTAACATCCTAAAGCCTACGATTGTTTGCCGAGCAACCGAACACGTTGCAGAGATGCAGCACATGATCCAGAAATTAATTTCGAATGGCTTTGCGTATGTCGTTGAAGGCAATGTCTACTTTCGAATTCATCGATTTGAGGATTATTCTAAGCTTTCACGACGTAATTTAGAGGAGCTGATGGAAGGTGCTCGGGTCGATATCGATTCCAGAAAAGAAAATCCTTTGGATTTTGTTTTGTGGTTTTCTCAAAGCAAATACCCAAACCAGGTCATGAAATGGGAATCTCCTTGGGGAGTCGGCTTTCCGGGTTGGCACATTGAATGCTCGGCCATGGCCCTTAAATATCTGGGAGAGAGAATTGATATTCATTGTGGAGGGGTGGATCACATATCGGTTCATCATACGAACGAAATTGCTCAAACGGAAGGTTGCTTGGGTCATCGTTGGGTGAATGTCTGGATGCACGGCGAATTTTTGGTGTTGGATAAAGCTAAGATGTCAAAATCAAAAGGAGATTTTTTGACTTTATCCACGTTGAGAGAGCAGGGTTTTGAGGCCGTGCATTATCGTTATTTTTGCTTGGGGGCCCACTATCGATCTCAACTTTCGTTTAGTTACGAGTCTTTACAAGCTTCTAAAAATGCCTTTGAATCATTGAAAAATCGAGTCTTGGGGTGGCGACTAGAACCGAAGAAAGGGAAAGCTCCGGAGAAAAAAAATTCGTACCAAGAAGCATTTAAGCAGGCATTGGCGAACGATCTGGATCTACCGGTTGCCATGCGGGTTCTTTGGGACGTTGTGAAAGACGCTGATTTGGGGACTGAAAATCAATTAGAACTTGTGGAAGATTTTGATCAGGTTTTTGGATTGGGAGTGAGTCAATTTGAGCGTCCGGTTCTATCCTGGGAACTCTCTCAGATAGTAGAAGAGCGAAATCAAGCTCGAGCTCAAAAGGATTGGCAGAAAGCGGATGAGCTGCGCCAAAAACTCTCAACCTGCGGTTTGCAAATCAAAGACACCCCAAAAGGCCCAGATTGGTATTTCGATTTTTCGTGA
- a CDS encoding heme-dependent peroxidase, with translation MSGKMVTLEGWYILHDFRRFDQAQWRQLSDAAQEEIQSEFSEILESFERVNSNRSGAFGLYQILGHQADYLFLNLRTDLHELSKTEQRLQKSRLFDFLVPTYSYVSVVELSNYVSSESATSPEVQALLDARLKPALPDLKHVCFYPMSKSRAVGANWYLEPLEERRRMMKEHGSIGRTYAGKVLQMIGGSIGFDDWEWGVTLFSDDPLHFKHLVTEMRFDEASARFAEFGTFYLGNRISLADLNAGFKISKV, from the coding sequence ATGAGCGGAAAAATGGTCACTCTTGAAGGATGGTATATTTTGCATGACTTTCGCCGGTTCGATCAGGCCCAATGGCGCCAACTTTCTGATGCGGCTCAAGAAGAGATTCAATCCGAATTTTCAGAAATTCTAGAAAGCTTCGAGCGTGTGAATTCAAACCGTTCCGGTGCTTTTGGGCTCTATCAAATCCTAGGCCATCAGGCAGATTATCTTTTTTTAAACCTTCGAACCGATTTGCACGAACTTTCAAAAACCGAACAGCGTCTGCAAAAATCACGTTTATTCGATTTTTTAGTCCCCACCTACTCTTACGTATCGGTCGTTGAATTAAGCAACTATGTCAGCTCTGAAAGCGCCACAAGCCCAGAAGTACAAGCCCTGTTGGATGCTCGATTAAAACCTGCTTTGCCTGATCTGAAACACGTCTGCTTTTATCCCATGAGTAAAAGCAGGGCGGTTGGAGCCAACTGGTACCTTGAGCCCTTGGAAGAGCGCCGTCGGATGATGAAAGAGCATGGGAGTATTGGGCGCACTTACGCGGGCAAAGTCCTCCAGATGATCGGTGGCTCGATTGGATTCGACGATTGGGAATGGGGAGTCACTTTGTTTTCCGATGATCCGCTTCATTTTAAACATCTGGTGACGGAAATGCGATTCGATGAAGCAAGCGCCCGTTTTGCGGAGTTTGGGACTTTTTACCTCGGCAATCGCATCTCACTCGCCGATCTGAACGCCGGGTTCAAAATATCCAAGGTTTAA